One part of the Mauremys mutica isolate MM-2020 ecotype Southern chromosome 21, ASM2049712v1, whole genome shotgun sequence genome encodes these proteins:
- the PPCS gene encoding phosphopantothenate--cysteine ligase isoform X3 — protein MFYLAAAVSDFYIPASEMPEHKIQSSEGPLQITMKMVPKMLSPLVKEWAPEAFVISFKLETDPSILIDKSRKALETYRHQVVIANVLDSRRTSVLIVTKDSETKLSLSNEEIAQGVEIEEKIVSHLQSRHTAFIDEQHSERKGPACSSSE, from the exons ATGTTCTACCTGGCAGCAGCCGTGTCAGATTTCTACATCCCAGCATCAGAGATGCCTGAGCACAAGATCCAgtcctctgagggtcccctgcaG ATCACGATGAAGATGGTGCCAAAAATGCTGTCTCCTCTAGTCAAAGAATGGGCTCCTGAAGCATTCGTTATTTCCTTTAAGTTAGAAACTGATCCCTCCATCTTAATTGATAAATCACGGAAGGCTCTGGAGACATATCGTCATCAGGTGGTGATAGCAAATGTCCTTGATTCACGGAGAACATCTGTTCTTATTGTAACCAAAGACTCGGAAACTAAGTTATCACTTTCTAATGAAGAAATAGCACAAGGCGTGGAAATAGAGGAGAAGATAGTGAGCCATCTTCAGTCTCGACACACTGCATTTATAGATGAACAACACTCTGAAAGGAAAGGACCAGCTTGTTCTAGCTCTGAATGA
- the PPCS gene encoding phosphopantothenate--cysteine ligase isoform X2, which yields MRRDVARELAGSSVMFYLAAAVSDFYIPASEMPEHKIQSSEGPLQITMKMVPKMLSPLVKEWAPEAFVISFKLETDPSILIDKSRKALETYRHQVVIANVLDSRRTSVLIVTKDSETKLSLSNEEIAQGVEIEEKIVSHLQSRHTAFIDEQHSERKGPACSSSE from the exons atgaggaGGGACGTGGCCAGGGAGCTGGCGG GCTCCAGTGTGATGTTCTACCTGGCAGCAGCCGTGTCAGATTTCTACATCCCAGCATCAGAGATGCCTGAGCACAAGATCCAgtcctctgagggtcccctgcaG ATCACGATGAAGATGGTGCCAAAAATGCTGTCTCCTCTAGTCAAAGAATGGGCTCCTGAAGCATTCGTTATTTCCTTTAAGTTAGAAACTGATCCCTCCATCTTAATTGATAAATCACGGAAGGCTCTGGAGACATATCGTCATCAGGTGGTGATAGCAAATGTCCTTGATTCACGGAGAACATCTGTTCTTATTGTAACCAAAGACTCGGAAACTAAGTTATCACTTTCTAATGAAGAAATAGCACAAGGCGTGGAAATAGAGGAGAAGATAGTGAGCCATCTTCAGTCTCGACACACTGCATTTATAGATGAACAACACTCTGAAAGGAAAGGACCAGCTTGTTCTAGCTCTGAATGA
- the PPCS gene encoding phosphopantothenate--cysteine ligase isoform X1 → MAAAATSTDSPGPAALEAEQRVRAWAEAQRERGRRVALVTSGGTQVPLEARAVRFLENFSSGRRGAASAERLVRAGYGVCFLHRARSAFPWARALPPPGPALLDALRVHPGPSVAADPDALPGLVPALLGYQRAKEAGALLPLEFTSLTEYLALLRAAARALAPFGSSVMFYLAAAVSDFYIPASEMPEHKIQSSEGPLQITMKMVPKMLSPLVKEWAPEAFVISFKLETDPSILIDKSRKALETYRHQVVIANVLDSRRTSVLIVTKDSETKLSLSNEEIAQGVEIEEKIVSHLQSRHTAFIDEQHSERKGPACSSSE, encoded by the exons ATGGCGGCGGCGGCGACTAGCACAGACAGCCCCGGGCCGGCCGCGCTGGAGGCGGAGCAGCGCGTGCGGGCCTGGGCAGAGGCGCAGAGAGAGCGCGGGCGGCGCGTAGCGCTGGTGACGTCAGGCGGGACCCAGGTGCCGCTGGAGGCACGCGCCGTGCGCTTTCTGGAGAACTTCAGCAGCGGGCGGCGCGGGGCGGCCTCGGCCGAGCGCCTCGTGCGCGCCGGATACGGCGTCTGCTTCCTGCATCGTGCGCGCTCCGCCTTCCCCTGGGCGCGCGCGCTCCCGCCTCCGGGTCCCGCTCTCTTGGACGCTCTGCGCGTACACCCGGGGCCTAGCGTTGCTGCTGACCCAGACGCGCTGCCGGGGCTCGTTCCCGCGCTGCTCGGGTACCAGCGCGCCAAGGAGGCAGGCGCGCTCCTGCCACTCGAGTTCACCAGCCTCACCGAGTACTTGGCGCTGCTGCGGGCCGCCGCCAGGGCCCTGGCGCCCTTCG GCTCCAGTGTGATGTTCTACCTGGCAGCAGCCGTGTCAGATTTCTACATCCCAGCATCAGAGATGCCTGAGCACAAGATCCAgtcctctgagggtcccctgcaG ATCACGATGAAGATGGTGCCAAAAATGCTGTCTCCTCTAGTCAAAGAATGGGCTCCTGAAGCATTCGTTATTTCCTTTAAGTTAGAAACTGATCCCTCCATCTTAATTGATAAATCACGGAAGGCTCTGGAGACATATCGTCATCAGGTGGTGATAGCAAATGTCCTTGATTCACGGAGAACATCTGTTCTTATTGTAACCAAAGACTCGGAAACTAAGTTATCACTTTCTAATGAAGAAATAGCACAAGGCGTGGAAATAGAGGAGAAGATAGTGAGCCATCTTCAGTCTCGACACACTGCATTTATAGATGAACAACACTCTGAAAGGAAAGGACCAGCTTGTTCTAGCTCTGAATGA